A stretch of the Vitis riparia cultivar Riparia Gloire de Montpellier isolate 1030 chromosome 13, EGFV_Vit.rip_1.0, whole genome shotgun sequence genome encodes the following:
- the LOC117928649 gene encoding serine/threonine-protein phosphatase PP1 isozyme 4, whose translation MASHGMDDVVLDDIIRRLLEVRSARPGKQVQLSENEIKQLCVASREIFLQQSNLLELEAPIKICGDIHGQYSDLLRLFEYGGFPPHTNYLFLGDYVDRGKQSLETICLLLAFKIKYPENFFLLRGNHECASINRIYGFYDECKRRFNVRLWKVFTDCFNCLPVAALIDDKILCMHGGLSPDLANLDQIRNLTRPTAIPDSGLLCDLLWSDPGRDVKGWGMNDRGVSFTFGPDKVSEFLTKHDLDLVCRAHQVVEDGYEFFADRQLVTVFSAPNYCGEFDNAGAMMIVDEDLMCSFQILKPAEKKPKVLMSTKM comes from the exons ATGGCATCACATGGGATGGATGATGTCGTTCTCGACGATATAATCCGACGGCTCTTGGAAGTCCGATCGGCCAGGCCCGGCAAGCAGGTTCAGCTCTCTGAGAACGAGATCAAGCAACTCTGCGTTGCATCCAGGGAAATTTTTCTTCAGCAATCCAATCTTCTCGAACTCGAAGCCCCTATCAAGATTTGTG GTGATATTCATGGGCAATACAGTGACTTGTTAAGGCTTTTTGAATACGGGGGGTTTCCTCCTCACACCAATTATCTATTTTTAGGGGACTATGTGGATCGTGGCAAGCAAAGCTTGGAAACAATATGCCTTTTGCTCGCCTTTAAGATTAAATATCCAGAGAACTTCTTTCTTTTAAGAGGAAATCATGAATGTGCTTCTATTAATCGGATATATGGATTTTATGATGAATGTAAGCGCCGGTTTAACGTGAGACTTTGGAAGGTTTTTACTGATTGTTTTAACTGCCTTCCAGTGGCAGCTCTTATAGATGATAAAATATTGTGCATGCATGGTGGCCTATCCCCTGATCTGGCAAACTTGGATCAAATCAGAAATTTAACACGTCCAACTGCTATTCCTGACAGTGGTTTGCTTTGTGATCTACTCTGGTCAGATCCAGGTAGAGATGTTAAAGGATGGGGGATGAATGACAGAGGTGTCTCATTTACCTTTGGGCCTGATAAAGTGTCAGAATTCTTGACAAAACATGATTTAGACCTTGTTTGTCGTGCCCATCAG GTTGTGGAGGATGGATATGAATTCTTTGCCGATAGGCAACTTGTTACCGTATTCTCAGCTCCCAACTACTGTGGTGAATTTGATAATGCTGGTGCAATGATGATTGTAGATGAAGACTTGATGTGCTCTTTCCAAATTCTTAAGCCAGCAGAGAAGAAACCTAAGGTTTTGATGTCCACAAAAATGTGA